The Bacillus marinisedimentorum genomic sequence GTTTGTTTATCTTTGTTATTGTAGCAATGGTCGTTATGTACTATAAAAGGTCAACTGATACAGACCTCTTTACCCTCATCTATAGCATTTTTGCATTTAACTCGGATATTTTTTTTCCTGTAGTCGCAATAGCTTTTTTTAGCTCGGTTGTGACGAAAGAGTATCAGAATAAAACGATTAAGCTGTTAGTCGGATCTCCTATACCACGCAGTAACATTATATTGGGGAAGTTCTTTTCTGCTACTCTTTCATTTCTTCTTTTATTTTTTACAGTAATCCTCACTTCTTTTGCAGTGGCTTTATTGTTATCTCCAGAACAAGTAACCTATATCAATTTTAAGGATATAGGGGTTGCTAATATTTTTTTACGAACGGTAATCGCTATGATTAGCACCGCTGTTTTTTTGGTTTCGT encodes the following:
- a CDS encoding ABC transporter permease — its product is MELGKLIKSRLYVPTLVSLFIFVIVAMVVMYYKRSTDTDLFTLIYSIFAFNSDIFFPVVAIAFFSSVVTKEYQNKTIKLLVGSPIPRSNIILGKFFSATLSFLLLFFTVILTSFAVALLLSPEQVTYINFKDIGVANIFLRTVIAMISTAVFLVSFGGFGYLLALWTKNQAVTMLISIGVLLFYVIVPIPEWFKEYSFIGKGSMFYTAVTLLEIPYLDIIKVILICLLYLLVFLISSVMYFQRLQ